One segment of Chlorocebus sabaeus isolate Y175 chromosome 26, mChlSab1.0.hap1, whole genome shotgun sequence DNA contains the following:
- the MAGEL2 gene encoding LOW QUALITY PROTEIN: MAGE-like protein 2 (The sequence of the model RefSeq protein was modified relative to this genomic sequence to represent the inferred CDS: deleted 1 base in 1 codon), protein MTQPPALGGPIVPAPPLGGPMGKPPTPGVLMVHPPPPGAPMAQPPTPGVLMVHPAAPGAPMAHPPPPGTPMSHPPPPGTPMAHPPPPGTPMAHPPPPGTPMAHPPPPGTPMVHPPPPGTPMVHPPPPGTPMAHPPPPGTPMAQPPPPGTPMAQPPAPGVLMAQPLTPGVLMVQPAAPGAPMVQPPPAAVMTQPPPSGAPMAKPPGPGVLMIHPPGARAPMTQPPASGAPMAQPAAPPAQPMAPPAQPMASWAPQAQPLILQIQSQVIRAPPQVPQGPQAPPAQLATPPGWQATSPGWQATPQGWQATPLTWQTTQVTWQAPAIAWQVPPPVRQGPPPIRPGPPPIRPGPPPVRQAPPVIRQAPPVIRQAPPVIRQAPPVIRQAPPVIRQAPPVIRQAPPVIRQAPPVIRQAPPVIRQAPPVIRQAPPLIRQAPPPIRPAPQVLATQPPLWQALPPPPPLRQAPQARLPAPQVQAAPQVPTAPPATQVPAAPPAGPQVPQPVLPAPLSAPLSAPQAVHCPSIIWQAPKGQPPVPHEIPTSMEFQEVQQTQALAWQAQKAPTHFWQPLPAQEAQRQAPPMVQLEQPFQGAPPSQKAVQIQLPPQPPQTTGPQAELPTLQLQPSWQTPPAVLQAQPGPPLAAANFPLGSAKSLMTPSGESRASSIDRRASSKERRTSSKERRAPSKDRMIFAATFCAPKAVSAARAHLPATWKNLPATPETFAPSSSVFPATSQFQPASLNAFKGPSAASEAPKSLPYALQDPFACVEALPAVPWAPQPNMNASKASQAVPTLLMATAAAPQATATTQEASKTSVEMPRRSGKATRKKKHLEARDDSRGHTLAFHDWQGPRPWENLNLSDWEVQSPVQVLGDWEHPNTPRGLSGWEGPSTSRILSGWEGPSTSWALSAWEGPSTSRALGLSESPRSPLPLVVSEVAGVSPGSSATQDNSKVEAQSLSPLDERANALVQFLLVKDQAKVPVQRSEMVKVIIREYKDECLDIISRANNKLECAFGYQLKEIDTKNHAYIIINKLGYPTGDLVASYLDRPKFGLLMVVLSLIFMKGNCVREDLIFNFLFKLGLDVRETNGLFGNTRKLITEVFVRQKYLEYRRIPYTEPAEYEFLWGPRAFLETSKMLVLRFLAKLHKKDPRCWPFHYLEALAECEWEDTDEDEPDSSDSAHGPTSRPPPH, encoded by the exons ATGACCCAGCCTCCTGCCCTGGGGGGCCCGATAGTCCCGGCTCCCCCGCTGGGGGGACCGATGGgtaagcctccaactcctggggtcCTGATGGTGCATCCTCCGCCTCCGGGAGCCCCGATGGCCCAGCCTCCGACCCCGGGAGTCCTGATGGTGCATCCTGCGGCTCCCGGAGCTCCCATGGCCCATCCTCCTCCTCCGGGGACCCCGATGTCCCACCCTCCCCCTCCAGGGACCCCGATGGCCCATCCTCCCCCTCCGGGGACCCCGATGGCCCATCCTCCTCCTCCGGGGACCCCGATggcccatcctcctcctcctgggaccCCGATggttcatcctcctcctcctgggaccCCGATGGTACATCCTCCCCCTCCGGGGACACCGATGGCTCATCCTCCCCCTCCGGGGACACCGATGGCCCAGCCTCCCCCTCCGGGGACACCGATGGCCCAGCCTCCAGCTCCGGGAGTCCTGATGGCCCAGCCTCTGACTCCGGGAGTCCTGATGGTCCAGCCTGCTGCTCCGGGAGCCCCGATGGTCCAGCCGCCTCCTGCAGCCGTGATGACCCAGCCTCCGCCTTCAGGAGCACCGATGGCCAAGCCTCCAGGTCCAGGAGTCCTGATGATTCATCCTCCAGGTGCGAGAGCTCCAATGACCCAGCCTCCAGCTTCAGGAGCACCGATGGCACAGCCAGCGGCCCCACCTGCACAGCCGATGGCCCCACCTGCACAGCCGATGGCTTCTTGGGCCCCGCAGGCTCAGCCTCTGATCCTGCAAATCCAGTCTCAAGTTATAAGGGCTCCTCCGCAGGTTCCCCAGGGCCCGCAGGCACCCCCAGCGCAGCTGGCCACACCCCCGGGCTGGCAGGCGACCTCGCCAGGATGGCAGGCCACGCCGCAAGGCTGGCAGGCCACTCCCTTGACCTGGCAGACCACGCAGGTCACCTGGCAGGCACCAGCCATTGCCTGGCAGGTGCCGCCGCCTGTGCGCCAGGGGCCCCCGCCCATCCGCCCTGGCCCACCACCCATCCGCCCTGGCCCACCACCAGTGCGCCAGGCCCCACCGGTCATCCGCCAGGCGCCGCCGGTCATCCGCCAGGCCCCACCGGTGATCCGCCAGGCGCCACCGGTCATCCGCCAGGCGCCACCGGTCATCCGCCAGGCCCCACCGGTGATCCGCCAGGCCCCACCTGTGATCCGCCAGGCTCCACCTGTGATCCGCCAGGCCCCACCTGTTATCCGCCAGGCCCCACCTGTGATCCGCCAGGCCCCACCGCTGATCCGCCAGGCGCCTCCGCCCATCCGACCTGCCCCACAGGTCCTGGCCACCCAGCCACCTCTCTGGCAGGCcctgccacccccacctccactgcGGCAGGCCCCGCAGGCTAGGCTGCCGGCCCCGCAGGTGCAGGCGGCGCCGCAGGTGCCTACGGCCCCACCTGCTACGCAGGTACCCGCGGCGCCGCCCGCTGGCCCGCAGGTGCCCCAGCCTGTGCTGCCGGCCCCGCTGTCTGCCCCACTGTCTGCCCCGCAGGCTGTGCACTGCCCATCCATCATCTGGCAGGCCCCCAAAGGTCAGCCCCCAGTGCCACACGAGATACCAACGTCAATGGAGTTCCAGGAGGTGCAGCAGACACAGGCTCTGGCCTGGCAGGCCCAGAAGGCCCCCACCCACTTCTGGCAGCCCTTGCCTGCCCAGGAGGCCCAGAGGCAGGCTCCCCCCATGGTTCAGCTGGAGCAGCCCTTTCAGGGAGCCCCGCCCTCCCAAAAAGCTGTGCAAATCCAGCTA CCCCCCCAGCCGCCCCAGACCACGGGTCCGCAAGCCGAGCTGCCCACACTGCAGCTCCAGCCCTCCTGGCAGACACCGCCTGCGGTCTTGCAGGCCCAGCCCGGACCCCCCCTAGCAGCGGCAAATTTTCCCCTGGGCTCCGCTAAATCATTGATGACTCCATCAGGAGAATCCAGGGCCTCTTCTATAGACCGCAGGGCCTCCTCTAAAGAGCGCAGGACCTCCTCAAAGGAGCGCAGGGCCCCTTCAAAAGACCGCATGATCTTTGCTGCCACCTTCTGTGCTCCCAAGGCAGTGTCAGCTGCCCGAGCACACTTGCCAGCCACCTGGAAAAACTTGCCTGCCACACCGGAGACCTTTGCTCCCTCCTCAAGTGTCTTCCCAGCTACCTCCCAGTTTCAGCCTGCCTCTCTGAATGCCTTTAAAGGCCCCTCTGCTGCCTCAGAGGCCCCAAAGTCACTGCCATATGCTCTGCAGGATCCCTTTGCCTGTGTAGAGGCCCTGCCTGCAGTTCCGTGGGCCCCACAGCCCAACATGAATGCCTCAAAGGCATCCCAGGCAGTGCCCACCCTCCTGATGGCTACAGCAGCTGCCCcccaggcaactgccaccactcAAGAGGCCTCCAAGACCTCCGTGGAGATGCCACGCCGCTCCGGCAAGGCCACCCGGAAGAAGAAACATCTGGAAGCCCGAGACGACAGCCGTGGCCACACGCTGGCCTTTCATGACTGGCAGGGCCCAAGGCCCTGGGAGAATCTGAACCTGAGTGACTGGGAGGTCCAAAGCCCTGTCCAGGTCTTGGGTGACTGGGAGCACCCAAACACCCCCCGTGGCCTGAGTGGCTGGGAGGGCCCTAGCACCTCCAGGATCCTGAGTGGCTGGGAAGGGCCCAGCACATCCTGGGCCCTGAGTGCCTGGGAGGGCCCGAGCACCTCCAGGGCTCTGGGTCTCTCTGAAAGCCCAAGGAGCCCTCTGCCCTTGGTTGTGTCTGAGGTTGCAGGTGTCTCTCCGGGATCCAGTGCCACCCAGGATAATTCCAAGGTGGAGGCGCAGTCCTTGTCTCCCTTGGATGAGAGAGCAAATGCATTGGTGCAGTTCCTCTTAGTCAAGGACCAAGCCAAGGTGCCCGTCCAGCGCTCGGAGATGGTGAAAGTCATCATCAGAGAGTATAAAGATGAGTGCTTAGATATCATCAGCCGTGCCAACAATAAGCTGGAGTGTGCCTTTGGTTATCAATTGAAAGAAATTGATACCAAAAACCACGCTTATATTATCATCAACAAGCTGGGCTACCCTACAGGGGATTTGGTGGCATCCTATTTAGACAGGCCCAAGTTCGGCCTCCTGATGGTGGTCTTGAGCCTCATCTTTATGAAAGGCAATTGTGTCAGGGAGGATTTGATCTTTAATTTTCTGTTCAAGTTAGGGTTGGATGTCCGGGAGACGAATGGTCTCTTTGGAAATACTAGGAAGCTCATCACCGAAGTGTTTGTCAGGCAGAAGTACCTAGAGTACAGGCGAATCCCCTACACTGAGCCCGCAGAGTATGAGTTCCTCTGGGGCCCTCGAGCATTCCTGGAAACGAGCAAGATGCTTGTCCTGAGGTTTTTGGCCAAGCTCCATAAGAAAGATCCACGGTGCTGGCCATTCCATTACCTTGAAGCGCTGGCAGAGTGTGAGTGGGAAGACACAGATGAGGATGAACCTGACAGCAGTGACAGTGCCCACGGCCCCACCAGCAGACCCCCTCCCCACTAA